The following coding sequences lie in one Metopolophium dirhodum isolate CAU chromosome 5, ASM1992520v1, whole genome shotgun sequence genomic window:
- the LOC132944644 gene encoding ubiquitin-conjugating enzyme E2 S codes for MSSISNVENLSPQTIRRLVREQEELIKDPPEGIRIVVNDSDVTDIQAFIDGPAGTPYAGGRFNVKLVLGKDFPHTPPKAYFLTKIFHPNVASSGEICVNTLKRDWKQDLGIKHILLTIKCLLIVPNAESALNEEAGKLLLEEYDHYFQRAQMITEIHAPIPKSMKIGREEDSSDGPLAKKHAGSKTLEKKRISKDKRKTLKRL; via the exons ATGAGTTCC ATTTCCAACGTCGAAAACCTGTCACCGCAGACTATCCGCAGGCTAGTACGAGAACAAGAAGAACTGATAAAAGACCCTCCAGAAGGCATACGAATTGTCGTCAACGATTCTGATGTCACTGACATCCAAGCATTCATCGACGGTCCTG CGGGTACACCGTATGCTGGCGGGCGGTTCAATGTAAAATTGGTGTTGGGAAAAGACTTTCCACATACACCACCTAAAGCATATTTCCTTACCAAAATTTTCCATCCAAACGTAGCTAGCAGTGGTGAAATATGTGTCAACACTTTGAAGAGGGATTGGAAACAAGATTTAGGAATAAAACATATTCTTCTT acaattaaatgtttattaatagtaCCAAATGCAGAATCCGCTTTAAATGAAGAAGCTGGCAAACTTCTATTAGAAGAATATGATCATTATTTCCAAAGAGCGCAAATGATAACAGAAATTCATGCTCCG ATACCTAAAAGTATGAAGATAGGACGAGAAGAAGATTCAAGTGATGGTCCATTAGCCAAAAAACATGCTGGTAGTAAAACATTAGAAAAGAAAAGAATTTCTAAAGATAAAAGGAAAACATTGAAAAGACTTtag
- the LOC132944643 gene encoding THO complex subunit 4-like, with the protein MDLSLDELIKSKRSTSRGGRRGGGRQGGSRGGGVKRGGGGGGGSNFRSNGAAGGGGGPIRRGRAMARRSNGFSPYSKGDVNGSWTHDMYEGPKRQQMRGGLSTTNIHKIVISNLDFGVTSTDIQELFDEFGPLKTATVHYDRSGRSLGTADVVFDSKNAALKAVRQYNNVPLDGRPMKIELATDLSTVANLATRLSRPAQLPVRGTRGGVRGNRGNTRGGRGNTRGNSRGRGGGSSRGGRNNEKKMPNKDELDAQLDSYIKSKNN; encoded by the exons ATGGACTTGAGCTTAGACGAACTTATCAAGAGCAAACGGTCAACGTCCCGCGGTGGACGTCGTGGTGGCGGAAGACAAGGCGGTTCTAGAGGCGGCGGTGTCAAACGCGGAGGCGGTGGTGGCGGAGGATCGAATTTCCGATCAAATGGTGCTgccggcggtggcggtggcccTATTCGTAGAGGCAGGGCGATGGCCAGGCGTTCAAATGGATTTAGTCCTTATTCCAAG ggtGATGTGAATGGATCGTGGACTCATGATATGTACGAAGGACCTAAAAGACAACAAATGAGAGGTGGTCTATCTACTACCAATATTCATAAGATAGTCATATCAAATTTGGATTTTGGAGTTACATCAACAGATATACAG gaactttttgatgaatttgGGCCTTTAAAAACTGCTACAGTTCACTATGATAGATCAGGAAGGTCTTTAGGAACAGCCGATGTTGTTTTTGATAGTAAGAATGCTGCATTAAAAGCAGTTCGTCAATATAACAACGTTCCCCTGgatg GTCGTCCCATGAAGATAGAACTTGCCACGGACTTATCTACTGTTGCTAATCTTGCTACACGTCTGAGTAGACCAGCCCAATTACCAGTCCGGGGTACTCGTGGTG gaGTTAGAGGTAACCGTGGTAACACTAGAGGTGGTCGTGGTAACACTCGCGGCAACAGCAGAGGACGAGGTGGGGGCAGTAGCAGAGGTGGCAGGAATAACGAAAAAAAGATGCCAAATAAAGATGAACTAGATGCACAACTTGATAGCTATATCAAAAGCAAGAATAACTAA